The genomic stretch AACCAATATCCGCACCATCAAAGTTGGCTTTTTCTATCACAAAGTTATTGAGAAGCGCCATCCAAGTGGAGAAGGCGATAGGCACGATGATGGAAACGAGCAGTAAGAAGTTTTGCGGTGTTTTCCAACCTTGGCGGTTTGCGGTCATGAGCTGTCCCTAGTTTTGACGTGAATAAGCCCAGCGCGGCCGATTCAGAACAGTCGTCATCATACTCTGCTGGCATTCAAAGGTGAAATTATTGTTACAAAAGGTATCGGTGGGAAGAAAAGGATAAAAAAGCCCCCCGAGATGGACAATCTTCGGGGGGGCTCAATCGACTTCGAACAGTGAGGAATAGAGGCTCTACTACTTCGCTTTATCCAAATCTGCGAGTAGGGTTTCAACCGCGACTTTCAGTTGTCTGTCGTAATTTTTGGCCATGTCTTCCGGCGAGTTGTAAACCAGCACATCCGGAATCACCTCTTGGTTTTCAAACCACTGCCCTTGGTCGTCTTTAAAACCAAGTTGAGGCACACCGTAGACGAGTCGAGACTCTTGCTGAGGCTCCCACAACACCGCCGTGCCCGTACCCGGCACACGTTCACCGACCAATTGGCCAATGCCTTCACGCTTGTAGAAATAGGGCACAATCGAACCATCAGAATAGCTCGCCGCATTGGCCAACATGACACTCGGCTTCGCCCAGCGGCGCTCAGGGAAAGTCGACAACTGATAGCCGTCACGTGTGACTTGGGCGCTGTGGCGCGTACCGGAGAGCACTTCCATGAGTTGGTCGTGCAAATTGCCGCCCATGTTGTAGCGAATATCAACAATCACACCTTCTTTGTCGTTGTACTCACCAAACAACTCATTAATCAACCTTTCGTAAGAGATCGGTCCCATCTCTGCCACATGAACGTAACCCAAGCGCCCTTCAGACCATTCCTCCGTCAGCGCTTTGCGCTCGTCAACCCAATGCTCATAGGCCAGTTCCGCTTCGTGGCCCAGATCAATCGCCACCAATTGGGTCTCTTGCGGCTCTTTTTCTCCCGGGCTCAGCACATTCAGACGCACCATTTTGCCAACTTTGCCATCCAGTAGCGGATAAATGTTCATCTCTGGCGTGATTTCTTGGCCATCCACCGAGTAAATAATGCTGCCCGGTTTGATGATGGTCTGATAGGTGTCAGCAGGACCCGCAGGCAGCACGGCCTTAATACGCACCCCTTTTCCACGGTAGTTGTCATCATAGAAAAGCCCTAAAGAAGCTTGTTCTGGCCAGCCAGATTTTCCGTCGAGGAAGAACGCGCCAGTGTGTGAGGCATTGAGCTCGCCCGACATTTCACTCAGCAGCTCGGCGAAATCTTGGTAGGTACGGATTCCAGCCAAGTGCTTGCGGTACGCCTCACCGTAAGCGGCCCAATCCACGCCATGCAGCCCTTTGTCGTAAAACTTGCTTGCGGTTAAACGCCAAGCATGGTCAAAAATGTACGCCACTTCTGCGCTAAAGTCGTAATTGGCTTCAGCTTGGTAGTCGACATAGTTGGATTCGCCACTCGGCAGATGAAGCTCTTCAATACCGTGATCGCCAATCAGCACCAGTGTCTCACTGTCTGGCTCCATTTCGATCGCTCTCACCTCTTCCGCCGCACGGGTAAACAACACTTCGGTGCTGCTATCTTCAATCATGATCTTGGTGAACTCGACACTATCGCCAACTTGGTTTGCCACCAACAGCGCTTTGTTATCACTCGAGAGGTAGGTAAAGCGTGGCAACATGGAGTACGGCGTGATGCGGTAAGTACGATGCTTGAGTCCGCGCGGCTCAACCAGCGTATCGATAGGCATCGCTTGCTCACCCTCTTCGCCCTTGTCGAGCGCGATTTCTCGATCAAGCCACTTCTGCTCTTTACTTTTCTTTAGATCGTAATCGGCCTTTTGGTTGAGCACCGTGACGTAGACATCCGACTGCACTGCCCAATCGTCGATATCACGCAGGCTGTTTCTGTCGGTTAACCAGTAGACCATCTGTCCATCGGCGCTAAATTTCGGCTCACCTTCAACAAAACCGCTGTTGGTGATCTGTACTGGCGCTTCGCTGCCGTCGGCTTTCAACAGCACGATATCGGCATTGTAAACCGCACGGTTACGCGTCACCAAATATTGGCTGTCGGGCGACCATGCGTAGCTTAGATCTTGGTCATAGTAGGAATAGAGCTGGGTATCATTGAGTAACACATAGTGTTTATCTTCTTCCAGATTGTAGACTTTAAGCGTGTTGCTGTTTTCACGGTACGCCAGCTTTTTGCCATCAGGCGAGTAGAGTGGCTGAGTTTGATCAACTGGCTCATCCGACAATTGCTCTTCTTGCACATCCAATGAGGTGGAAAAGCTTTTGCCCGTATCGTTCACATAACTGTGGAAGATATCCCAGTTGCCATAGCGCTCTGAAGCATATACCAGCGACAAACCGTCAGCCGAGAAAGAGACATTTCGCTCTGCTTGCGGGGTTTTGGTAATGCGTTTGGTTGCCCCCGACAGCAGCGACACGGTATAGACATCGCCACGGGCCACTATCGCCACTTCAGGCGCCACCGGCGAAACCGCGATTTCTGTCGCTTCATAATTGAGATTAACGAAGTGTTTGCCTTGCCCGAGAAACACCTGACGGATATTGACCTCAACTGGCTTTGCGGCGGACTCACTCGCCGCTTTATGCCAGATCTGCCCGTCAAAGCCGTAGGCGAGATCGCCTTGTTGGCTGGTTGAAAGAAAACGCACAGGCAAAAACTCGTGCTGGGTGATTTGCACTGGTTTATCCGCTTCATTCAACCCTTTTTGCCAAATGTTGAAGCTGCCTGAGCGCTCCGACAAATAGAAG from Vibrio navarrensis encodes the following:
- a CDS encoding S41 family peptidase, with translation MQLRRLTPSSVVLAMTLACPMMSVAQESVVPKTEMPSPTWMRDIALSPDGRHIAFTYAGQIWLVPSQGGDALPLTSADSYSEHPVWSPDSQSIAFNADRFGPGDVFITSLHGGEAKRLTYHFSKDVPYAFSADGKQVYFSSARLGDADTSVNNGFAGTASAQLYAVNAEGGREKLMLSNPLSSLSINGKNGQYLYTDLPSPMEQQWRKRDVSDAARDIWRFDPQTGKHSRITQYRGEDRDAVWSADGQSLFYLSERSGSFNIWQKGLNEADKPVQITQHEFLPVRFLSTSQQGDLAYGFDGQIWHKAASESAAKPVEVNIRQVFLGQGKHFVNLNYEATEIAVSPVAPEVAIVARGDVYTVSLLSGATKRITKTPQAERNVSFSADGLSLVYASERYGNWDIFHSYVNDTGKSFSTSLDVQEEQLSDEPVDQTQPLYSPDGKKLAYRENSNTLKVYNLEEDKHYVLLNDTQLYSYYDQDLSYAWSPDSQYLVTRNRAVYNADIVLLKADGSEAPVQITNSGFVEGEPKFSADGQMVYWLTDRNSLRDIDDWAVQSDVYVTVLNQKADYDLKKSKEQKWLDREIALDKGEEGEQAMPIDTLVEPRGLKHRTYRITPYSMLPRFTYLSSDNKALLVANQVGDSVEFTKIMIEDSSTEVLFTRAAEEVRAIEMEPDSETLVLIGDHGIEELHLPSGESNYVDYQAEANYDFSAEVAYIFDHAWRLTASKFYDKGLHGVDWAAYGEAYRKHLAGIRTYQDFAELLSEMSGELNASHTGAFFLDGKSGWPEQASLGLFYDDNYRGKGVRIKAVLPAGPADTYQTIIKPGSIIYSVDGQEITPEMNIYPLLDGKVGKMVRLNVLSPGEKEPQETQLVAIDLGHEAELAYEHWVDERKALTEEWSEGRLGYVHVAEMGPISYERLINELFGEYNDKEGVIVDIRYNMGGNLHDQLMEVLSGTRHSAQVTRDGYQLSTFPERRWAKPSVMLANAASYSDGSIVPYFYKREGIGQLVGERVPGTGTAVLWEPQQESRLVYGVPQLGFKDDQGQWFENQEVIPDVLVYNSPEDMAKNYDRQLKVAVETLLADLDKAK